The DNA sequence ACGTATAAAGTTATAGGAACTTATTCTAAAAAAGCTCGTGGTCAATTGAGTAGCTACATTATTAAAAATAAAATAGATGATATAGAGAATTTAAAAAAGTTTAACTCTGATGGATACAAATTTAATGATAGCTTATCGGATATAAACAACTTTATATTTACTAGGCAATAAAAATATATCTACATAATATGTAGATATATTTTTATTTAATACTTATTATAAGTTCTTCATTTTTTTTGATATTTTCCCCAAGTCTATTAATCATTGAGATTTCTGCATTTACATTAAATGTATTATTATCCATTCTTTTTATACCTATAATCTTATAACTGTCCACCCATATATCAGAGTCATACCTACTCCAGTTATACTTTTTATTCTTTTTTAATTCATTAACAAAACACATTTTTATTTTATAATCTAAATCGTATTTATTACTTATTTCTTTTTTATTATCTACAATAGATAAAAACATAATAAAAATTAAAATTCCTAAAACTATCTTTTTAATCTTCATAACTTCACCTTTTAGTAAATTTTTAATCTTTATTTAATTTTTGTAATTTAAGTAATATTATTCTTAAAAAACTATCTTTTATTAAAGTTTAATTATTTTTGTTTTTTATATTAGTTTAGATTCGTATATTTTAAAATATCTAATGTTAACTTATTTAGTTTTTGGGTATACATTAAAATGACTTAAAATTTGGAGGTTTCTGACTATGAAATATAACTACACAGTAGAATTAAATAATATATTAAATAATGTATATAAAGAGTTAGTATATGATTTAGCTAAAGCTAATCCACAAATAAATTTTTCTAAGAATGATTTAAAAAATACAAAATATATACTTTCAAAAGAAAGAGTATATCTTGGAAGTGATATGGACGATTTTATAATAAGTCATATACCTAAAGGTCATGACGGAAACCTATTTAGGGTTTCAATTTCAGAATATCACAATAGACTACATCCCAGATTTGAAAATTATAAAGGTGAGCCTATTGTAGATTCAACTTATACTAAATTTGCACTTTTACTTTGGGAAGATCACATGAATAATTTATTAATTGAAGATATTCAAAATCTTTTTAGTCAAAATGGATTTGTTGATTTTATTAATAATACATTAGATAATTACTTAGAAGAGTTATCTAATAGACTAAATGATTATAGAAATGAATTAATAGTAATTGAATTTGATAGCAAAGAAAATTTATTAAATTCAATAGCAGATATGATTGAATCTAATAAATTAGATTTTAAATTTGCTCATATATTAGTAGATATAGATAAGCTTCGAGACGATATGGCTAAAATGTCGGCTACATTTAACGTTTATAATGAATTTGATAAATTAGAAGATGATCCTAAACAATGTTTACTTAAATATCCAAAGTATAATTCTGATGAATTATTAAACTTGTTAATAAATAATTATGATTTTAAATTATCTAACAACAATTGTCTGACTAAAAATAAGCACTAAAAAAGTAAGAAGTTTTTAACTTCTTACTTTTTTATCTTTGTATAATAGTTCCAAAAAAGTCCATGTCTAAATGATCAAACTGTATATCACTTCTATTTTCATAAGTAAAACATATACCCTTAATCCAATTTCCTTTATAATTTCTTTGAAGTAAGTTTTCTACTAAAGAGTATGTTGTTATGCTAGCTCCCGTGCTTCCTTGAAAGTACTTTTGTTTCCAATTATTTTTATTTTTTTCTTCCTTTATGTTTATATATGCTATATTATCTTCTATTTTTTCTAATTCAATAGGAGACCCTTCGAATTGTAATTGAGACATTTTTTCTAAAATTTTATTGATTTTTTCATTAATTGTTGCATTTTTATTGATTTTTATATTTCCTAAAACTATAACTTCATCACTACTTGAATCTTTAGTTTTTATCTCAAATATATCATCTTGATTATTTATAGTTTCATTAATATTTTCATTGTTTTTATCTACAATACTGTTAATATTATTAAAATTTGTTTCTATATCATTTTCATTGCTTGTACATCCAGTTATCATAAGCAAAGTAAAAAATATTACACCAAATATCTTAATTATATTTTTCATATATTCCTCCATATAATTTTTATATAATAAATTATATGTCCCAATATAAAAAACTTATACTAAATATAAAATAAAAAAGAAGCTTGAGCTTCTTTTTTATTTTATATTATTTAATTCACAAACTAAATCCTCATCTTCTTTTGCCCACAAAAGAGTTCTATCTACTGCCCTTTTCCAGCCTTTATATAAAACCTCTCTTTTTTTATCACTCATCTTAGGAATAAATTCTGTATCAATTACCCACTTTTGCTTTATATCATCTTTATTCTTATAAAATCCTACTGCAAGTCCAGCAAGATAAGCAGCTCCTAAAGCTGTTGTCTCTATAATTTTAGGTCTATCAACATTTACATTTAATATATCAGATTGGAACTGCATTAAAAAGTTATTCGCACTAGCTCCACCATCTACTCTCAGACATTTTAACTTTAATTTAGAATCTTCCTCCATAGCATTTAATACATCTTTAGTTTGATATGCAATAGATTCAAGGGTTGCCCTAACTATATGCCCACGTTTAGCCCCTCTAGTCAATCCAAAAATAGCTCCTCTTGCATACATATCCCAATAAGGTGCTCCTAATCCAGTAAATGCAGGAACAACATATACTCCATTTGTATCATTTGCTTGATTAGCATAATACTCAGACTGACCCGAATCATAAATCAACCTTAATTCATCTCTTAACCACTGTATCGATGCTCCTCCAACGAATATACTTCCTTCTAGTGCATAATTTATTTTTCCATTAACTCCCCAAGCAATAGTTGTTATTAAGCCATTTTTAGATTCAACAATCTGATCACCTGTATTCATTAATAAAAAGCATCCTGTTCCATATGTATTTTTTACACTACCTTTTTCAAAACATGTTTGACCAAATAGTGCGGCTTGCTGATCTCCTGCACAACCTGAAATTGGTATTTTTGCACCTGCTAACATTTCTTCATCTGTATATCCATATATTTCACTTGATGGTCTAACTTCTGGCAACATACTTCTTGGTATATCAAGTTCTTTTAATATATCTTCATCCCATTTTAATTCTTTTATATTGTAAAGCATTGTTCTTGATGCATTAGAATAATCTGTTACATGAACTTTACCTCTTGTGAAATTCCAAATTAACCATGTATCAACGGTTCCAAATAGTAATTCTCCATTTTTAGCTTTTTCTTTAGCTCCCTCTACATTATCTAGAATCCACTTTATTTTTGTTGCTGAAAAATAAGCATCTATTATTAATCCAGTTTTTTCTTTTATAATAGATTCTAATCCTTTTTCTTTTAAATCGTCACAAATTTCTGCAGTTCTTCTACATTGCCAAACTATAGCATTGTAAATAGGCTTTCCAGTAATCTTATCCCATACTATAGTTGTTTCCCTTTGATTTGTTATTCCTATTGCTGCTATTTCATCAGGTCTTATAAACGAAGTCTCTAAAACTTCTCTCAAAACCCCACTTTGACTTCCCCATATTTCCATAGGATTATGTTCTACCCATGAAGTTTTTGGATAAATTTGACTGAATTCTTTTTTGGCTGATGAAACTATATTTCCATATTTATCAAATAAGATTGCTCTAGAGCTAGTGGTTCCTTGATCTAGAGCTATTATATATTTTTTTTCCATAATCTTTGCTCCTTAAAGTTGTCTATTATATAGTATCCTTTAAGTAAATATTAACAATAAAACAAAATGACTACAATGTTTTTAAGTAATTTATTATTATCTCATCTTAATTTTATCTCGTATTTACAACTCTTATATAAAACAGGAGTGCCTCTAGTTTTATCATTATCAAATTGTACTATCTCAACTTTATGTATTCCTTCTTTTATTTCTTCATCACATATAGTTAGTGTAGCTGAATTTTCATTACTTAATCTTTCTATAGAATTTAACTTTTCATCTATATATATATAGCTTGGTTTAGAATTATCAATTCCATCTGATTGAAGTCCCAGATGTAAAAAAGCTTCATGTTCCTTCGTATATAAAATAGGTATATTGCCTTTTTCTTTTATTGAAGTCGGGGTATTTATGTAAATATTCCCTTCTCCTTTCTCACTACTTAATCCATTTGGTATTGTTTTTTCTTCCTCTACCTTATTTTCTACAATTTCTTTAGAGCATCCAGTGATGGAAATTATAAATAATAGTAATAATAGTATTTTTTTCATTAAGCTCCTCCGATTAAAATATATATTATTACTTATTATTTCCATATTTACACAAAAAAGTATGTATTTTAATATTAAAATACATACTTTTTTATCTCTATTAAGCTACTTCTAATTCTTCATCTTCTTCTTCTGTCTTTTTACTTCTATCTTTAACAAATTTTAGAATATAATGTACAAGCATTCCTACCCCAATTGCAAATACTAAATCAAATACAACTGTAAATACAAATGTTATAATTAATACTAAAACATCCGATTTGTCTGAAGATAATAATTCTTTAAAATGTTTCCATTCACCCATATTGTATGAAACAATAATAAGAATTGCAGCTAAAGTCGTCATCGGTATAAGTTTTGCCAGTGGCATAAGTATAACCATTATAAGAAGTAAAGTTATCGCATGGACTATACCAGCTATAGGACTTCGTCCTCCACTTCTTACATTCGCTGCAGTTCTTGCTATAGCCCCTGTTGCTGGAATTCCTCCAAAAATTGAAGATGCTATATTACCAAGACCTTGTGCAACTAATTCCATATTTGAATCGTGTTTATCATTTATCATATTATCTGATACAACACAAGAAAGTAGCGATTCTATTGCTCCTAATAAAGCAATTGTCATTGCTGGCTTTATTAAGCTTATGATTGTTTGTATATCCATATGTGGTATTTGTGGCTTAGGTATAGCTGATGATATATGCGTAAATCTAGTGCCAATAGTATCAGATGGTAAATTAAATATATTTACGATTATTGTAGATAATATTAAAGCTATTATTGAAGCGGGTATTTTCTTGTTTATTTTAGGCCAATAAACTAATATAAAAATACAGGCTAGTCCTATTAGAAATGATACTATATCAAAGGTTGATATATGATGTATATAACTTTCTATTTTTCCTATAAACTCTGCTGGAACATCTTTTATCTCTAAACCAAAGAAATCTTTTAATTGAGTTGTAAGTAATGTTACTGCTATCCCACTAGTAAATCCTACTGTTATAGTTTGTGGTACATATTTTATTAAAGATCCAAATCTAAGTAATCCCATGATTACAAGTATAATTCCTGCCATAGTTGTTGCTGTTATAAGTCCCGTTACTCCATAAGTCTTAACAACTCCATAAACTATTACAACGAAAGCTCCTGTAGGTCCTCCAATTTGAACTTTACTTCCACCTAAAAAAGAAATTACAAAACCTGCAAATATAGCTGTTATCAATCCTTTTTCCGGTGATACACCCGAAGATATGGCTAAAGCTATAGATAAAGGAAGAGCTATTATAGCAACTATAATTCCCGATACTATATCCTTTCCAACTTGTTCTTTGGTTAATTCATTATTATTAATCATTTTAAATAACTTTGGTAACACTTAAACACTTCCCTCCAAAACTAATTATTACAACATTTAATATAATAATCCTATTTTTGATTAAAGTCTACATAAAAATCAAAAAAATTATTAAAAAAATAAAAGATATTGCTTGTTCGAACTTTAATTACAATTCAATTATTTTTAATTCGTGTTTTAATTGTTTTTATTTGATATAATTTTAAAATTCATCAAACTATTTTTTAATAATGCATATGTTATTGCTTATTTATGTTCCATAATGAAAGTATGATTTAGATTTTATTTTCATTTTTAATTTTTTTTATTATTCGTATTTTTTCTTCTTTCATTCATAATATTTTAATACAGAAAATTCACTTTTTTCTGTGATAT is a window from the Paraclostridium sordellii genome containing:
- the glpK gene encoding glycerol kinase GlpK, which codes for MEKKYIIALDQGTTSSRAILFDKYGNIVSSAKKEFSQIYPKTSWVEHNPMEIWGSQSGVLREVLETSFIRPDEIAAIGITNQRETTIVWDKITGKPIYNAIVWQCRRTAEICDDLKEKGLESIIKEKTGLIIDAYFSATKIKWILDNVEGAKEKAKNGELLFGTVDTWLIWNFTRGKVHVTDYSNASRTMLYNIKELKWDEDILKELDIPRSMLPEVRPSSEIYGYTDEEMLAGAKIPISGCAGDQQAALFGQTCFEKGSVKNTYGTGCFLLMNTGDQIVESKNGLITTIAWGVNGKINYALEGSIFVGGASIQWLRDELRLIYDSGQSEYYANQANDTNGVYVVPAFTGLGAPYWDMYARGAIFGLTRGAKRGHIVRATLESIAYQTKDVLNAMEEDSKLKLKCLRVDGGASANNFLMQFQSDILNVNVDRPKIIETTALGAAYLAGLAVGFYKNKDDIKQKWVIDTEFIPKMSDKKREVLYKGWKRAVDRTLLWAKEDEDLVCELNNIK
- a CDS encoding SulP family inorganic anion transporter encodes the protein MLPKLFKMINNNELTKEQVGKDIVSGIIVAIIALPLSIALAISSGVSPEKGLITAIFAGFVISFLGGSKVQIGGPTGAFVVIVYGVVKTYGVTGLITATTMAGIILVIMGLLRFGSLIKYVPQTITVGFTSGIAVTLLTTQLKDFFGLEIKDVPAEFIGKIESYIHHISTFDIVSFLIGLACIFILVYWPKINKKIPASIIALILSTIIVNIFNLPSDTIGTRFTHISSAIPKPQIPHMDIQTIISLIKPAMTIALLGAIESLLSCVVSDNMINDKHDSNMELVAQGLGNIASSIFGGIPATGAIARTAANVRSGGRSPIAGIVHAITLLLIMVILMPLAKLIPMTTLAAILIIVSYNMGEWKHFKELLSSDKSDVLVLIITFVFTVVFDLVFAIGVGMLVHYILKFVKDRSKKTEEEDEELEVA